GGCCTATCTGGGGGAAGCATATGCTCAAGGTTGACGAAATCAGCGTATTTTACGGAGACCTCCAGGTTCTCTGGGATGTTTCTTTCGAGGTCAAGGAAAAGGAGATAGTAGTCCTCATTGGTTCCAATGGAGCAGGAAAATCCACTACCCTAATAACCATATCTGCCCTCCTCACCCCAAAGAAGGGAACGATCGAGTTCAATGGCACACGTATCGATCATCTACCGCCAAACAAGATTATAGAGCATGGCATCGTCCATGTTCCTGAAGCGAGACGTCTCTTTCCCGAAATGACCGTAGAGG
The Pseudomonadota bacterium genome window above contains:
- a CDS encoding ABC transporter ATP-binding protein translates to MLKVDEISVFYGDLQVLWDVSFEVKEKEIVVLIGSNGAGKSTTLITISALLTPKKGTIEFNGTRIDHLPPNKIIEHGIVHVPEARRLFPEMTVEENLIMGSLYGEAKRKRYETMDYVYSLFPRLKERKKQTAGTLSGGEQQMLAVGRGLMSLPKLMMLDEPSLG